The Callithrix jacchus isolate 240 chromosome X, calJac240_pri, whole genome shotgun sequence genome contains a region encoding:
- the FUNDC1 gene encoding FUN14 domain-containing protein 1 isoform X2 has translation MATRNPPPQEYESDDDSYEVLDLTEYARRHQWWNRVFGHSSGPMVEKYSVATQIVMGGVTGWCAGFLFQKVGKLAATAVGGGFLLLQIASHSGYVQIDWKRVEKDVNKAKRQIKKRANKAAPEINNLIEEATEFIKQNIVISSGFVGGFLLGLAS, from the exons ATGGCGACCCGGAACCCCCCTCCCCAAG aatatgaaaGCGATGACGACTCTTACGAAGTGTTGGATTTAACTGAGTATGCAAGAAGACACCAGTGGTGGAATCGAGTGTTTGGCCACAGTTCGGGACCTATGGTAGAAAAATACTCAGTAGCTACCCAGATTGTAATGGGTGGCGTGACTGGCTG GTGTGCAGGATTTCTGTTCCAGAAAGTTGGAAAACTTGCAGCAACTGCAGTAGGTGGTGGCTTTCTTCTCCTTCAG ATTGCTAGTCATAGTGGCTATGTGCAGATTGACTGGAAGAGGGTTGAAAAGGAtgtaaacaaagcaaaaagacagattaagaaacGAGCGAACAAAGCAGCACCTGAAATCAACAATTTAATTGAAGAA GCAACAGAATTTATCAAGCAGAACATTGTGATATCCAGTGGATTTGTGGGAGGCTTTTTGCTCGGACTTGCATCTTAA
- the FUNDC1 gene encoding FUN14 domain-containing protein 1 isoform X1, with product MATRNPPPQEYESDDDSYEVLDLTEYARRHQWWNRVFGHSSGPMVEKYSVATQIVMGGVTGWCAGFLFQKVGKLAATAVGGGFLLLQIASHSGYVQIDWKRVEKDVNKAKRQIKKRANKAAPEINNLIEEILLPISSSISSCKNSEHSFQHFSSAFIHGHVQP from the exons ATGGCGACCCGGAACCCCCCTCCCCAAG aatatgaaaGCGATGACGACTCTTACGAAGTGTTGGATTTAACTGAGTATGCAAGAAGACACCAGTGGTGGAATCGAGTGTTTGGCCACAGTTCGGGACCTATGGTAGAAAAATACTCAGTAGCTACCCAGATTGTAATGGGTGGCGTGACTGGCTG GTGTGCAGGATTTCTGTTCCAGAAAGTTGGAAAACTTGCAGCAACTGCAGTAGGTGGTGGCTTTCTTCTCCTTCAG ATTGCTAGTCATAGTGGCTATGTGCAGATTGACTGGAAGAGGGTTGAAAAGGAtgtaaacaaagcaaaaagacagattaagaaacGAGCGAACAAAGCAGCACCTGAAATCAACAATTTAATTGAAGAA ATTCTCCTGCCCATCTCTAGCTCGATTTCATCTTGTAAAAACTCAGaacattcttttcaacatttttccTCTGCCTTTATACATGGACATGTACAGCCATAG